The Alteromonas mediterranea DE genome contains the following window.
CTCAAAGAGGGACAAGAAGAAAAGTTTGATGACCACCTTCAGAACTGGTTGCGTTGGCATAAAACAACAGAGCTTAGGCGGTATAAAGCACACCTAAGTGAAATTAAAGCCGAAATAAATGAAGGCACGTTAGACTCTAACACAGTGTACAGCCACTTAGTTAAAGCGAGGTCACACTGGGAACGGGTTCGTGATGAAATAAGCCCGGAACTGGCAATTCTCGCTAAGACCTTAGATGACGAGCAAGTTGTTTCGCTTTTTGCCGCGTTAGAAAAAGATAACAAAGAGGAAGAAGAAGAGCGTAAAGAGGCGCTTGAAAAAACAAAAGAAGCGCGCTTAGAGGACCGTATCGAGCGTATTGAAGAAGCGATTAGTGAACGCATTGGCAAACTTAGTCATGAACAAAAACAAATTGTAAGTACTTATGCTACGCAGTTTATCCCTACGGGGGAAGAGTGGCTTAAATATCGCAGAGACATCCAAAACGCGGCAAGAAAGTTATTTGTTACTCGAAGTTTCAACAACAATTTTGAAACAGACTTAATCGAACTTATGCAAAACCCCGACAGCTATAAGAGTGACATATACAAACAAAGCAGTGCGCACAATATGACGGTGACCGCCACATTAATATCAGAAGTGTTTTCCACCCTTAGCCGCAAGCAGCGCGAAGCGCTAATTGAAAATATAGATGAATTGATCGAAACCGTTGAGGACTTTAAAGGCTAACCTTGTTTTCGGTAAAGGTACGTTAAAGTCGACCTTGCAATGGATTAAGTATCATAGAAACTGCGTAAAGTATTTATTGTTAATAGTGAAGGGGGAGTGAAGGAACTACTGTTTATTTCGTGCATAACATTGATTTCTTCAGGTGGGCGGCGGCTTAGTACGTATTGCTGAAGTTTGCACTTTTAGGGACAGAGGTCAGCTATGAGCGTAAAGCGGACATTGGAAGTTACTGACGCGCTTGTCCGTTGTAGACAAGGGACGAACGTTCTACGCCCAAAGCAGCGACAGCGTTAGCTGTCCGACTGACTTTGTTTGTTAGCCTCGAATTGCTTCAATGCCTCCGCTGCAGGCCTGAAGTAGGCGTTTATATTAGATTGCAATTGGTAACCACTAATCTTCCCCTCAAATAACTGCCTATTTTCTTTTAAACGGAGTCAAGCTTTCAGAGAGTTAATTGTTTTAATATTCTCACTTCGTTTCGATGTATAGGGCGGTATAGAGTATGTACCCACAACATGTGCTACTAAATCACTCACCCCCTCAGAGTACAGAGAAACCTCCCCAACCACGAGAGTACGGCCGACTTTTATCAGAGAACATTCCGCAATGATTCGCTCATTTGCCGATGGCTTACGTAAGAAGTTGATGTTAAGGCTAGTTGTTACTGCCAATGGCACGATGCCAATTTTACCAAGTATCGCCACATAAAGTGCCACATCAGCCAGACTCATTAAAACAGGCCCCGAAACCGTTCCGCCAGGACGTAATTCATCCTGACCTACATGATGAGATACAGTCGCTCTACCGTTGCTCACTGCTTCCACAACGCATTTGCTTTGTGGAAACTCCGATTTCATGAAAGCGATAACTTCTTCTTTTGTAGCTGTCATTGAGACTCCTTAAATATTTATTCACGTTTATAGGCACCTGGTGAAGCGTTGCTCCAAGACTTCTATACCCCGTTGTAAGCCTAGTTTCTCTTCCACCAGTGCAAAGCCCTGACTTTCGTAAAGATATCGAGCTGCATTAAACCCTGAGAAAGTCCATGAGTTGATTTGGACGAAACCCTGAGCATCGGCAAAAGCTAATGCAGAATTGAGAAGCTGTTTACCTAGTCCGAAACCTCTTAAAGAGTCGTCCACAATGAACCATCAATGGCAACAGATGGATTTTATCGTCCCGTTTGATCGTCCAAATCTCATTGCTTGGGTTATCTAGCCTTCCAATAAATTCCGCCATGTTACTCGCCACTGAAAATGCAAATTCCCGACCAAAATCAGCCACTGTAGCGTAATAATGGGCATGCATCTCCCTAACACGTGCAATCAACCGGCTTTGTTGCGGAATTCAACTTGAGAGCAGGGCAAAATCATACTTGAATGAAATTTAAGCAAACAAGAGTTTTTCTCTGACTTCATCAGACCACGCCGCCTGCTTTAGCTTACCTTTCATACTGTCTTTAATAGGACTCAAGCGTGCTAAATTCATTGCAAAGCGGCGGAAGGTTGCCATATTTTCGGGCGCATCGCCGCGTCTGATGCGGGAGTCGTCCTCTCGATACGTCATATCCAGTACCCAATGTGATGCATTTTCTATCGACCAATGGCTGCGAATGGCTTTTGCAATTTGAGGTAAGTTAACCTCCAAGGAACTGATGTAATAAGCGGTCTCACTCGTTTCCTTATCTTTAAGGTAGCGTTTTCGGGTGACTTCAATGACCGGCTTAATATTCGTCCAGCCTTGGCTTTGCGTCAACCAAGGCGTAATGGGTAGCTGAACGTAGGTACGCTCCTCGATGCGTCCATGACCATCATTGGTTAAGGTTAAACTGTTTGTTTTGATATCTTGTGGGGTATCACGCCGTGTCTTGTGGAAGTAAGCCGCTATTTCCGTTGCAAGTTTACCTTGGTTATTCTTGACTTGCAGAACATAGTCGCCTCCTTTTGCATTAATGGCTTTAGCGACCTTCTTCAGGCAATGCATGGCATCGGCAGTGACAATACTGCCTTTTAACTCCAGTAATTCAATCAATTCCAGTACCGTCGACACTTCATTTTTCTTACCCTTCGATTTACATTGTGCGAGGACTAAACCTTGTTCCACCGCGTAGGCCGACACGCTGTGAAGGGCGGTTTTCCTATCACCATCGAATGAATGGCGAAGCGTTTTACCATCAAACGCAATCACGGGCTGCCCTTGGTCTTCACGGATTTCATTCACCCAGCTAATGAAGCTCGTTAGCAAGGCGTTGGGCTCTAGCGAGCTGATAATACGGGCAATAGTATCGTCGACGGGTACACCCTCTTTAAAGGCCCTGAACTTACGCAACCAATCCAGTTTGCTGTCCCCAAATTGCTTAATGTCTTTCCATCCTTCAGCACCAGAAAGAATGGCCACCACGGTGAGAAAAATCACATCAAGTAGGTCATGCTTCTTATTGATATGAGAGCGTTTATCTTCAAGTGACTCAAAATGGGTAATAAATGACATCTGTGCTAGCCTAAAAAGCTAGATTTGATCACAGATGCGCTAGTTAACGCAAGTTAGAGTATGATCTTGCCCTGAACTTGAGAGCGAATACTAGCAAAATTGTTTGCATTTTAAACGATTTACTGAGTTTCGGGCATACCTATCTCTGTTAGCTTGTTGAGTGCTTTGATTATGGCGTATGTCTCCCCAACTTGTGCATTGTAATTTCGAAGAGTGAATGAAGCGCCTAGTAGTTGTTTTGCGCGATACTTAGCGGTCTCCGACAATGAACGACTGTGGTAACCATATTTTCGTTTCCACTTTTTGTTC
Protein-coding sequences here:
- a CDS encoding DUF6279 family lipoprotein, which gives rise to MRTLFILVFVVFLSACSSKLAYNNLDWWVYWYLDDYIELKEGQEEKFDDHLQNWLRWHKTTELRRYKAHLSEIKAEINEGTLDSNTVYSHLVKARSHWERVRDEISPELAILAKTLDDEQVVSLFAALEKDNKEEEEERKEALEKTKEARLEDRIERIEEAISERIGKLSHEQKQIVSTYATQFIPTGEEWLKYRRDIQNAARKLFVTRSFNNNFETDLIELMQNPDSYKSDIYKQSSAHNMTVTATLISEVFSTLSRKQREALIENIDELIETVEDFKG
- a CDS encoding PaaI family thioesterase; the protein is MTATKEEVIAFMKSEFPQSKCVVEAVSNGRATVSHHVGQDELRPGGTVSGPVLMSLADVALYVAILGKIGIVPLAVTTSLNINFLRKPSANERIIAECSLIKVGRTLVVGEVSLYSEGVSDLVAHVVGTYSIPPYTSKRSENIKTINSLKA
- a CDS encoding GNAT family N-acetyltransferase; its protein translation is MDDSLRGFGLGKQLLNSALAFADAQGFVQINSWTFSGFNAARYLYESQGFALVEEKLGLQRGIEVLEQRFTRCL
- a CDS encoding ISAs1-like element ISAma3 family transposase — translated: MSFITHFESLEDKRSHINKKHDLLDVIFLTVVAILSGAEGWKDIKQFGDSKLDWLRKFRAFKEGVPVDDTIARIISSLEPNALLTSFISWVNEIREDQGQPVIAFDGKTLRHSFDGDRKTALHSVSAYAVEQGLVLAQCKSKGKKNEVSTVLELIELLELKGSIVTADAMHCLKKVAKAINAKGGDYVLQVKNNQGKLATEIAAYFHKTRRDTPQDIKTNSLTLTNDGHGRIEERTYVQLPITPWLTQSQGWTNIKPVIEVTRKRYLKDKETSETAYYISSLEVNLPQIAKAIRSHWSIENASHWVLDMTYREDDSRIRRGDAPENMATFRRFAMNLARLSPIKDSMKGKLKQAAWSDEVREKLLFA